A genomic segment from Gilvibacter sp. SZ-19 encodes:
- a CDS encoding nitrate/nitrite transporter: MSLKLTSKQQRSLYLLLLILAGEAVFILPFVLIRVFGKTFLDAFGITNFEIGAAQSIYGIVAFGAYVFGGPLADKYEACKLMAVSLWATALGGLYMATYPSISGLKILFGYWGFTTIFLFWAAMIKATRIWGGDKSQGRAFGILDGGRGLVGALFASMGIWILAAFSSADIQEISPAERQEVFSYVIYTTTAIVSVIGLLVWLFMKTGSDEQTTLNKISWPEIRSVLKIPAIWLLMIIILSAYVGYKLTDVFSRYARDVMAYNEVDAAKTGATLLYLRPITGLLFGFLADRNKVTLWLVISFVLSVFGASLFGFGFIEADSTYFFIMGVLLCATGIYGARALYFATLKESKVPVLLTGTAVGLISLIGYTPDIFTSPAMGYLIDNWPGAQGYRYVFLMLGGFATLGLIASTILYRINRK; encoded by the coding sequence TTGAGCCTTAAGCTAACATCCAAACAACAACGATCACTCTATTTGCTCCTGCTCATTTTGGCCGGCGAAGCCGTGTTTATCTTACCCTTTGTGCTCATTCGTGTATTTGGGAAGACTTTTCTAGACGCCTTTGGTATAACCAACTTTGAAATTGGTGCCGCACAATCCATTTACGGTATAGTGGCTTTTGGAGCTTATGTTTTTGGAGGACCACTCGCCGACAAATACGAAGCCTGTAAATTAATGGCTGTTTCTCTCTGGGCAACAGCTCTAGGTGGACTTTATATGGCTACCTATCCTTCTATATCAGGGTTAAAAATACTCTTCGGATACTGGGGTTTTACGACCATTTTTCTGTTCTGGGCCGCCATGATCAAAGCCACTCGTATTTGGGGTGGAGACAAAAGTCAAGGCCGAGCCTTTGGCATACTTGATGGCGGACGCGGATTGGTCGGTGCCCTTTTTGCTTCCATGGGTATTTGGATCTTAGCAGCCTTTTCTTCTGCGGATATTCAAGAGATCAGTCCGGCCGAGCGCCAAGAGGTTTTCTCTTATGTGATCTATACCACAACTGCGATAGTAAGTGTGATCGGCCTATTGGTTTGGCTATTCATGAAAACGGGATCCGACGAGCAAACCACCCTAAACAAAATAAGCTGGCCAGAAATACGCTCTGTGCTTAAGATCCCAGCCATTTGGCTTTTAATGATCATTATATTATCTGCTTACGTCGGTTATAAATTGACCGATGTTTTTTCTCGCTACGCCAGAGATGTCATGGCGTATAACGAAGTGGATGCCGCCAAAACTGGTGCTACCCTGCTATACTTACGACCTATAACAGGCTTGCTCTTCGGGTTTTTGGCCGATAGAAATAAGGTGACACTGTGGCTTGTTATAAGCTTTGTGTTGAGTGTTTTTGGTGCCTCGCTGTTTGGCTTCGGTTTTATTGAAGCGGATAGCACTTACTTCTTCATTATGGGAGTGCTGCTATGCGCTACGGGCATTTATGGTGCCAGAGCCTTGTACTTTGCAACCTTAAAAGAGAGCAAGGTCCCTGTCTTGCTCACGGGAACTGCCGTTGGGTTGATCTCCCTTATAGGATACACCCCAGATATCTTTACCAGTCCGGCCATGGGTTACTTAATAGACAATTGGCCAGGAGCTCAAGGCTATCGTTATGTCTTTTTGATGCTCGGTGGCTTTGCTACGTTGGGGCTTATTGCTTCGACCATTTTGTATCGCATCAACAGAAAATAA
- a CDS encoding acyl-CoA carboxylase subunit beta — MDLSFNKNEDHNKLLRSDLRNRLAKVKLGGGEKRIEKQHAKGKMTARERIDFLLDPKKPRIEIGAFVADGMYQEHGGCPSGGVVVKIGYVKGVQCVVVANDATVKAGAWFPITAKKNLRAQEIAIENRLPIIYLVDSAGVYLPMQDEIFPDKEHFGRIFRNNAVMSSMGIVQIAAVMGSCVAGGAYLPIMSDEALIVDKTGSIFLAGSYLVKAAIGETIDNETLGGATTHCEISGVTDYKSKDDADALTTIKNLMSKLGDSNKAGFNRIAAAKPSKDQEEIFGLLPASRAEQYDMREIIERLVDNSEFEEYKAGYGQTILTGYARIDGWAVGIVANQRKIVKTKKGEMQFGGVIYSDSADKATRFIANCNQKKIPLVFLQDVTGFMVGSKSEHGGIIKDGAKMVNAVSNSVVPKFTIVIGNSYGAGNYAMCGKAYDPRLIAAWPSAELAVMSGNSAAKVLLQIETASLKKAGKEITKEEESALYDKIKARYDEQISPYYAAARLWTDAVIDPMDTRTWISMGIEAANNAPIEKPFNMGVLQV; from the coding sequence ATGGATCTCAGCTTCAACAAAAACGAAGACCACAATAAATTACTCCGATCAGACCTTAGAAATCGTTTGGCCAAAGTCAAGCTTGGCGGTGGAGAAAAGCGCATCGAAAAGCAGCACGCAAAAGGTAAAATGACTGCACGTGAGCGGATCGACTTCTTGTTGGATCCAAAAAAACCGCGTATTGAGATCGGTGCTTTTGTCGCCGATGGCATGTATCAAGAGCACGGCGGCTGCCCTTCTGGTGGTGTTGTGGTTAAGATTGGTTACGTAAAGGGAGTACAATGTGTGGTTGTTGCCAACGATGCCACCGTAAAGGCGGGAGCTTGGTTCCCCATCACAGCTAAAAAGAACTTAAGAGCCCAAGAGATCGCCATAGAGAATCGCCTGCCTATCATTTATCTGGTAGACAGTGCTGGAGTGTATTTACCTATGCAAGACGAGATCTTTCCAGATAAAGAACACTTTGGACGCATTTTTAGGAACAACGCAGTAATGAGTAGCATGGGCATAGTGCAGATAGCGGCAGTTATGGGCAGTTGTGTTGCCGGAGGCGCTTATTTGCCGATCATGAGCGACGAAGCCTTAATAGTTGACAAGACAGGAAGTATCTTTTTAGCTGGGAGTTACTTGGTTAAAGCGGCCATTGGAGAGACCATAGACAACGAAACTCTTGGTGGCGCTACTACCCATTGTGAGATCTCTGGGGTGACCGACTACAAATCTAAAGACGATGCCGACGCGCTGACCACCATAAAGAACCTGATGAGCAAGTTGGGCGATTCCAACAAAGCGGGCTTTAATCGAATTGCGGCAGCCAAGCCTAGCAAAGACCAGGAAGAGATCTTTGGACTGCTCCCCGCCTCTAGAGCCGAACAATACGATATGCGAGAGATCATAGAGCGTTTGGTAGATAATTCGGAGTTCGAAGAATACAAAGCCGGTTACGGCCAAACCATTTTAACGGGATATGCCCGAATTGACGGCTGGGCTGTAGGGATAGTCGCTAACCAACGCAAGATCGTTAAGACCAAAAAAGGAGAAATGCAGTTCGGTGGAGTGATCTACAGTGACTCCGCAGATAAAGCAACACGCTTTATAGCCAATTGTAATCAGAAGAAAATTCCATTGGTCTTCTTACAAGATGTTACTGGCTTTATGGTTGGCTCAAAAAGTGAACACGGAGGCATTATTAAAGATGGCGCCAAAATGGTGAACGCTGTAAGTAACAGTGTGGTTCCTAAGTTCACCATAGTCATTGGGAACTCCTATGGAGCAGGGAACTACGCCATGTGTGGCAAGGCCTATGACCCGCGCCTTATTGCTGCTTGGCCAAGCGCTGAGCTTGCGGTGATGAGTGGAAACTCCGCAGCAAAAGTATTGCTACAGATCGAGACGGCTTCTTTAAAGAAAGCCGGCAAAGAGATCACGAAGGAAGAAGAATCTGCCCTTTACGACAAGATCAAAGCCCGTTATGACGAGCAGATCTCACCCTATTATGCTGCTGCTCGCCTTTGGACCGATGCGGTAATTGACCCTATGGACACCAGAACTTGGATAAGCATGGGGATAGAAGCCGCAAATAATGCTCCAATAGAGAAGCCTTTTAATATGGGCGTGCTACAAGTTTAA
- a CDS encoding M24 family metallopeptidase yields the protein MRYLFLLVFLLSQPVLGQYDKILSERDRATLKDEILADRFNNLLPELMDKAGIDMWILIAREYNEDPVMRTMLPAKWLNARRRTMLVFYRDAAQGTIDKLAVARYNVGENIKSAWNKEEEPDQWKALVRLIKERNPKKIGINTSDYFGIADGLVKTDYEALLEALPPEEEAKLVSAEKLAISWIETRTAKEMELYNTLVQITHDIVAEAFSRKVITPGVTTSDDVVWWMRQKVTDLGLATWFHPTVDIQRSDEALKSHIESFSNGYKDKTIMPGDLLHCDFGITYIGLNTDSQQHAYVLQEGETQVPAFLADAFKLGNRLQDILTNNFVTGQTGNQILLKSLAEAKNEGLRPSIYTHPLGTYGHSSGPTIGMWDSQGGVPVNGDYPLYPNTVYAIELNTTVRIEPWNKDIRIMLEEAGFYGPDGFRYVNERQEAIIPIPSD from the coding sequence ATGAGATACCTATTTTTGCTTGTATTTCTGCTGAGCCAACCTGTCTTGGGTCAGTATGACAAAATTCTATCAGAAAGAGATCGCGCTACACTAAAAGACGAGATCCTCGCAGATCGATTCAACAATTTACTACCCGAACTTATGGACAAGGCGGGGATAGATATGTGGATCCTGATTGCGCGCGAATACAATGAAGACCCTGTTATGCGCACCATGCTGCCGGCCAAATGGCTCAACGCCAGAAGGCGCACTATGCTGGTGTTTTACAGAGATGCAGCGCAAGGAACCATTGATAAACTGGCCGTGGCCCGCTACAATGTGGGAGAGAATATCAAATCGGCTTGGAACAAAGAAGAAGAACCCGATCAGTGGAAAGCTTTGGTAAGACTTATAAAAGAGCGGAATCCTAAGAAGATCGGCATCAACACTTCGGACTACTTTGGCATTGCAGACGGTTTGGTAAAGACCGATTACGAAGCCTTGTTAGAAGCTTTACCTCCAGAGGAGGAAGCCAAATTGGTCTCCGCAGAAAAACTGGCTATCAGCTGGATAGAGACCCGCACGGCAAAAGAGATGGAGCTCTATAACACCTTGGTTCAAATTACCCACGACATAGTCGCCGAAGCCTTCTCTAGAAAGGTCATCACTCCTGGAGTAACCACTTCAGACGATGTGGTCTGGTGGATGCGTCAAAAGGTGACCGACCTAGGCTTAGCTACCTGGTTTCATCCTACAGTAGATATTCAACGCAGTGATGAGGCCTTAAAAAGCCATATTGAGTCTTTCTCTAACGGCTATAAGGACAAGACCATAATGCCGGGAGATCTGTTGCATTGCGATTTCGGTATCACCTATATTGGGCTGAACACCGACAGCCAACAACACGCTTATGTTCTGCAGGAGGGGGAGACTCAGGTACCTGCGTTTTTGGCCGATGCTTTTAAGCTCGGTAATAGGTTGCAAGATATCTTGACCAATAATTTCGTTACTGGGCAAACCGGAAACCAGATCTTGTTGAAATCTCTTGCAGAAGCTAAAAATGAAGGCCTCAGACCATCGATATATACGCATCCATTAGGTACATACGGCCACAGTAGCGGGCCTACTATTGGAATGTGGGATTCTCAAGGCGGAGTTCCTGTCAATGGCGATTATCCGTTGTATCCGAACACCGTATACGCCATAGAACTCAACACCACGGTTCGTATAGAACCTTGGAATAAGGACATTCGTATCATGCTAGAAGAAGCGGGTTTTTACGGTCCTGATGGTTTCCGTTATGTAAACGAGCGGCAAGAGGCTATAATTCCTATTCCTTCGGATTAA
- a CDS encoding amidohydrolase family protein: protein MKAFKIAFCLFSALLFTTSNYAQTQGDGPYDQLIIRGVTLINGDGSPPRGPIDIVVEGNRITQIQVVGYPGVAIKDSSRPQLKPGGRELDANGMYLLPGFVDMHGHIGGVAQGADWDYVFKLWMAHGVTTVREPSGRGIDWTLDLKKRSAANSITAPRIFAYTGFGQTSSSFNPLDDLPISTPELARKWVRANAARGADGIKFFGAEPQIMAAALDENKKLGLRSAMHHAQMSVARWNVLHSARAGLTSMEHWYGLPEALFNDRTVQNYPLDYNYQNEQHRFGEAGKLWQQAAAPFSDHWNAVMDELLALDFTLDPTFNIYEASRDLMRARRAEWHEDYTLPSLWRFYQPSKISHGSYWHFWGTEEEVAWKENYRLWMTFINEYKNRGGRVTAGSDSGFIFQLYGFAYIRELELLREAGFHPLEVIRAATLNGAEALGADQDLGSVQIGKLADFVIIEENPLENLKVLYGTGAIKLTEDNEVVRVGGVKYTIKDGIIYDAKALLAEVKAMVDAAKEAEGFTLKQPGIKD, encoded by the coding sequence ATGAAAGCGTTTAAAATTGCCTTTTGCCTTTTCTCGGCACTACTTTTTACCACCAGTAACTATGCACAAACCCAAGGAGACGGACCTTACGATCAGCTTATCATTCGCGGGGTTACCTTGATCAATGGTGACGGCTCTCCGCCAAGAGGCCCGATAGACATAGTAGTAGAAGGCAATAGGATCACGCAAATACAAGTTGTGGGCTACCCTGGAGTAGCTATAAAAGATTCTTCCAGACCTCAACTTAAACCCGGTGGCCGTGAATTGGATGCCAATGGCATGTATTTATTACCTGGTTTTGTGGACATGCACGGGCATATTGGCGGCGTGGCCCAAGGAGCCGATTGGGATTATGTTTTTAAACTCTGGATGGCCCATGGGGTGACCACGGTAAGGGAACCATCTGGTCGTGGAATCGACTGGACCTTGGATCTAAAGAAAAGATCCGCAGCCAACAGTATAACAGCACCTCGTATTTTCGCTTATACGGGCTTCGGGCAAACTTCAAGTAGCTTCAACCCCTTAGATGACTTGCCGATCAGTACTCCAGAATTGGCCCGTAAATGGGTACGTGCAAATGCCGCACGTGGTGCGGACGGCATAAAATTCTTTGGCGCCGAACCACAGATCATGGCCGCTGCTTTAGACGAGAATAAAAAACTAGGACTGCGTTCGGCCATGCACCACGCACAGATGAGTGTGGCCCGCTGGAATGTGCTGCATTCTGCACGCGCTGGTCTAACCAGTATGGAACATTGGTACGGTTTACCGGAAGCCTTGTTCAACGACAGAACGGTACAGAATTACCCACTAGATTATAATTATCAAAACGAGCAACATCGCTTTGGAGAAGCAGGCAAACTCTGGCAACAAGCCGCAGCGCCATTCTCAGACCATTGGAATGCCGTAATGGACGAGCTTCTAGCCTTAGATTTTACGTTAGACCCTACCTTTAACATCTATGAGGCCAGCCGGGACTTGATGCGAGCGCGCAGAGCTGAATGGCATGAAGACTATACCCTGCCCTCACTTTGGCGTTTTTATCAGCCCAGCAAGATCTCTCATGGATCGTATTGGCATTTCTGGGGAACAGAAGAAGAAGTTGCTTGGAAGGAAAACTACCGATTGTGGATGACCTTTATCAACGAATACAAGAATCGTGGCGGGCGCGTTACTGCCGGCTCAGATTCCGGGTTTATATTTCAGCTTTACGGCTTTGCCTATATCCGCGAATTGGAGTTGTTGCGAGAAGCAGGCTTCCACCCCTTAGAAGTGATCCGTGCAGCTACGTTGAACGGCGCAGAAGCCTTGGGTGCTGACCAAGACCTTGGCTCTGTGCAGATCGGCAAACTGGCAGACTTTGTGATCATAGAAGAAAATCCTTTAGAAAACCTCAAAGTCCTTTACGGGACAGGGGCCATAAAACTCACCGAAGACAATGAGGTGGTACGCGTAGGTGGGGTTAAGTACACCATTAAAGATGGGATCATCTATGACGCCAAAGCACTGCTTGCCGAGGTTAAAGCAATGGTAGATGCCGCCAAAGAGGCAGAAGGTTTCACCTTAAAACAACCCGGAATTAAAGATTAA
- a CDS encoding NADPH-dependent FMN reductase gives MKKIIAFGASNSKNSINKQLATYTAKQVDGAEVTVLDLNDYPLPIYGIDLENEAGIPENAHRFLEEIKAADGIVISFAEHNGAYATVFKNLFDWMSRIDGKLWSEVPMFLMATSPGARGGQTVLDIAAGRFPFMGGNVISKFSLPSFGSNFSEEGITDQELAAAFEAQLNPFQAAVMG, from the coding sequence ATGAAGAAGATAATCGCCTTTGGGGCAAGCAACAGTAAAAACTCGATCAATAAACAATTAGCAACTTATACAGCCAAGCAGGTGGATGGGGCGGAAGTAACCGTCTTGGACTTGAACGACTATCCGCTACCGATCTACGGGATAGATTTGGAGAACGAAGCGGGAATACCTGAAAATGCGCATCGCTTTTTAGAGGAGATTAAAGCTGCAGATGGGATAGTGATCTCTTTTGCAGAACACAATGGAGCCTATGCTACCGTTTTTAAGAACTTATTCGATTGGATGTCGCGTATAGACGGAAAATTGTGGTCTGAGGTTCCTATGTTCCTTATGGCTACTTCGCCTGGAGCCAGAGGCGGACAGACGGTATTAGATATTGCCGCAGGACGCTTTCCTTTTATGGGGGGTAATGTGATCTCCAAATTCTCTTTGCCGAGTTTCGGGTCAAATTTTAGCGAAGAGGGAATAACAGACCAAGAGTTGGCTGCTGCCTTTGAGGCGCAGTTGAATCCTTTTCAAGCAGCTGTAATGGGATAG
- a CDS encoding MarR family winged helix-turn-helix transcriptional regulator, which translates to MGDLSKEIQSKFSSERAKALINILYTASWISGHQNAFFKPYGISPQQYNILRILRGAGGPMPTQTVKERMIDRAPNATRLMDKLCAKDLMIRIPCASDRRVVHVEITKAGLALLEEIGSDPNNHLLQNLTVQEAKQLSGLLDKIR; encoded by the coding sequence ATGGGCGATCTTTCTAAGGAAATACAATCTAAATTCAGCTCGGAGCGAGCCAAGGCCTTGATCAATATCTTGTATACCGCAAGCTGGATCAGTGGCCACCAGAATGCTTTCTTTAAGCCTTATGGGATCTCTCCGCAGCAATACAACATACTGCGCATCTTGCGCGGAGCAGGTGGACCAATGCCCACACAGACGGTAAAAGAACGGATGATAGATCGCGCTCCCAATGCCACCAGACTTATGGATAAACTGTGTGCGAAAGATTTGATGATCCGTATTCCTTGCGCCTCAGATAGACGCGTAGTGCATGTAGAAATAACCAAAGCCGGATTGGCTTTGTTAGAAGAAATTGGCAGTGATCCGAACAATCACTTGCTGCAAAACTTAACAGTTCAAGAGGCCAAACAGCTCAGTGGGCTTTTGGACAAAATTAGATAA